The Chanos chanos chromosome 3, fChaCha1.1, whole genome shotgun sequence genome segment ttatttctttttgttatttcatAGAAGCTGTGTTTTAGATCGTCATGTTATTACTTCGATATCGTATTTGTGGGTGTATTTCGTGCTCTTAACAACATTTACAGTACTTCTCATGGtcatatatgaaaaaaaaaactgctgaagAAAAATAGGCGCGATGTCAGCTGTTTCTCAATCACAAAACAGGGGCCGTTGTATTTTAAGGCACTGTAGTCCCAAGCCAACTTTCTTCGTAGGTGGAGTCACATACAGGGCGTGTCTCTTGACTAAGATTACCTTTACAAGGTGTATAGCGTAGCCTACCAACAACAGTTTCGCACCCTGCAATAcggacgacgacgacgacgacatACAGGTGAGTGTTTATATTATATCGAAGCAGCAGGGATTTTAAGGTGAATACTTCGTTGTAAACGGTCGGTATTATTTATTAAATTGTAAAACTCTTGCTGAATACTATTTTTTTGTAATGTGGCACTTCACCATGGATTTGCTGTTTGTCATTGCTTTGTCGCTTTGTTTGTCACTGGAGTTTCGTTAAGGTCTCGTTTCGAAACAGCCGAAATAAACCAACTCAGTTTGAGTGGCTCAGTTTCGGTGGCTACCGTTGGCGAACTTAAAGCTATGATTTAAATAATTTCCACTGTTTCACTTTTGtcttatttgcttgtttgtgtgtatttcagatttTCCACATtcttagtttattttttttttgcgttgAGGGATGTCTTCAAAACCGAATGGGAGTCCCCCTCCCTACGAGTTTGAAAATGGAGAGTAAGTTTGGCATACCTTTGGATCAAATGTGAAATTGGAATCTTTTATTCAGcgttttttaaaatcaatttaTTGCTGGCTAATTTTAAAATCAGAACTCTAATACCTGTTTCCGTACACGGTGTGAGTTTGAAAGTTAATTTCGTTGAActaatgaagtttttttttttttttaaacacaattttttcTGGTAATAATTTAATACATTTCTGAGTTACAACAGTTTActgaaaacaattaaatatcCCACGCTGGgtcctgttttctgtttgtttgactaCTTTCAGCAATGTGCAACCACAGCCTGCTTACTCCTACTATCCTGAAGACGAGTTCCTTCACTTTTACCGCCTTACCTCGCCCGTGGGCATCATTAAGATTATGTGTGTCATTGCCCTGGTCCTTAGTGTGGCCATCTTTGCTTGTGTGGCTTCAACCCTGGCATGGGACTCCCCCAATGCCATGACAGGGTTTGGGGGTACGTACCCTGGGAACCAGTACGGCGGAGTTGGCGGCGGCGGCTATTATGGTAACAACTACGGAGGAGGAATGGGAGGAATAGGAGGTGGAGGCTATGTCGGTGGGGCCTACCCGGGTACGAGTTATCAGAATGACCCGAGGCAAGGCAAGGGATTCATGATTGCCATGGCAGTCATCACCTTCATAGCCATGATGATTGTATTCGTAATGGTGATCTCTCGCCAGAGTCTGACCCGGAGCAGGAAATTCTACCTGGCCGTCATCATCGTCAGCGCCATACTCGCCGGACTCATGCTAATCGCCACGATCGTTTACTTGGTCGCGGTCAATCCTATGGCCCAGTCCTCTGGTTCTTACCAGTACAACCAAATACAGCTTCTGTGTTCCCAGTATCAGCAACCACAGACACAAGGTGCATTCGTTAACCAGTATCTGTACCACTACTGTGTGGTGGATCCTCAAGAGGTACGTATCTTGCTCAGCGACAGTTTCCTTGTTATCtaaagagatgatgatgatggtgatgctCATAGGCTGGTTAGTCACGCATTCCATTTCTCTGCATGGAATGCCTGATTTGTAAACTACGTATTGTAATGTCAGAGGCATGCGATGCCTTTAACTTATTTTTAACTCGTGACTAACTTGACCAAATGTATACCCTCGTACTTACTACGTCAGTTACCCTTAGACTGTCCCATGCATTTGGACAAGCATTTTTAAACTGTTGTACAATAAACTAAGGATTAGGTCAACATACACTTTTGTCTGACATTGTACCATTTTAGCACTtttgagtgtaaaaaaaaaaaaaatactatgcTTTTTGTACTCTTTTAGGCAGTTGCCATAGTACTGGGGTTTCTGGTGACCGTGGCCCTGGTTATCGTTATGGTCTTTGCTATTAAGACCCGTCAGAAGATGAATCGTTACGGGAAGGAGAACATTCTGTGGAAACGAGCTAAAGTCGTTGATGATGCTGAACCTAATGACGCACCTCAGGATGTGGCGGCTTGGGTGAGTGAAGAAACCTGCAGCGGGAGTCGTGTTTGACAGACTGCATGTAGAATATTGTGCTCTTTATCAAGTGCaattggtggggtttttttgtttttgttttttttttgggggggggacgTGAGTGAAACTCATGGTGTT includes the following:
- the oclna gene encoding occludin, whose amino-acid sequence is MSSKPNGSPPPYEFENGDNVQPQPAYSYYPEDEFLHFYRLTSPVGIIKIMCVIALVLSVAIFACVASTLAWDSPNAMTGFGGTYPGNQYGGVGGGGYYGNNYGGGMGGIGGGGYVGGAYPGTSYQNDPRQGKGFMIAMAVITFIAMMIVFVMVISRQSLTRSRKFYLAVIIVSAILAGLMLIATIVYLVAVNPMAQSSGSYQYNQIQLLCSQYQQPQTQGAFVNQYLYHYCVVDPQEAVAIVLGFLVTVALVIVMVFAIKTRQKMNRYGKENILWKRAKVVDDAEPNDAPQDVAAWVNDVASVPDPVLSDYPEKLRGSRQYLDDNSTDYDKAPYNHNPVEVDHSVPLNSAVPYASSSEMASSAGRPKKRRARRPRRADGQDYDTDYNSSGDELDDDSDFTQEFPPIISDREREDYKREFDRDHLEYKDLQMDLDEINKRLAEVDRELDDLPEGSPQYLDAMDEYNRLRAKKKTGDYQVKKRRCKYLKAKLSHIKKMVSDYDHRG